Proteins encoded in a region of the Melioribacteraceae bacterium genome:
- a CDS encoding arginine decarboxylase, pyruvoyl-dependent, which produces MYVPTKIFFTKGVGKHKEYLASFELALRSAGIEICNLVSVSSIFPVGAKVISRTQGLKLLKPGQITHCVMARNATNEPNRLIASSLGVAIPANKTMYGYLSEHHPYGETEKVAGDYAEDLAATMLATTLGIEFEAEKAWNEREQVYKMSGKIVRSFNVTQSAQGDKNGLWTTVLAVGILLP; this is translated from the coding sequence TTGTACGTTCCAACAAAAATCTTCTTCACCAAAGGAGTAGGAAAGCATAAAGAATATCTTGCATCCTTCGAATTAGCTCTTCGAAGTGCCGGGATCGAAATATGTAATCTTGTTTCTGTAAGCAGTATTTTCCCGGTAGGTGCCAAAGTCATTTCAAGAACGCAGGGTTTGAAACTCTTGAAACCCGGCCAGATTACACATTGTGTAATGGCAAGAAACGCTACAAATGAACCGAACCGTTTAATTGCCTCCTCTCTTGGAGTTGCAATTCCGGCTAATAAAACAATGTACGGATATCTTTCAGAACATCATCCATACGGTGAAACGGAAAAAGTTGCGGGAGATTATGCGGAGGATCTTGCTGCTACAATGCTAGCTACTACTCTTGGTATAGAGTTTGAGGCCGAAAAGGCCTGGAATGAACGTGAACAGGTCTATAAGATGTCGGGTAAAATTGTAAGAAGTTTTAACGTTACCCAATCTGCACAGGGCGATAAAAACGGATTATGGACAACAGTACTTGCAGTTGGAATTCTTCTTCCTTAA
- a CDS encoding sodium:solute symporter family protein, with amino-acid sequence MVSFSSTDIIIIVTFFAVMVLIGFLPSIRKDDTAESYLLSGRKVGLFLFILTNVSTWYGGILGVGEFTYKFGLLSWFTQGLPYYIFAIVFAFFLAPKIRNASLFTIPDMLEARYGHLIGLLSSVLIFILVSPAPYILMVGSLLQLIFKTDLLTSIIIAALFSSIYLIKGGYKSDLYTDVFQFFIMFAGFIIIVIVSFKDVGDLNFLANNLPPDHLSLTGGASSFYILVWFLIALWTFADPGFHQRCYAAKDSSTAKWGIIISVLLWAVFDFLTTTTGLFSRALIPGLENPVMAFPLYAEKILSSGLKGIFYAALFATILSTSNSFLFLSATTFGRDLVFKQLKNREKADLILFTRIGILISAIVAILLAYTVQSVINLWFVVGSFCIPGIILLIFGAYYEKFKVGYKYAISEIIAAPLLSVIWYFIIDKIENQYLQLVEPMIAGLIAALIIHLAGLIKKERLN; translated from the coding sequence ATGGTCTCATTTAGCAGTACTGATATAATAATAATCGTTACTTTTTTTGCTGTGATGGTTCTTATAGGATTCCTACCCTCGATCCGGAAAGATGATACTGCAGAATCTTACCTTTTATCGGGAAGGAAAGTAGGTCTCTTTCTCTTTATCCTTACAAATGTATCTACCTGGTACGGTGGAATTCTCGGAGTAGGTGAATTCACTTATAAATTCGGATTATTGAGCTGGTTTACACAGGGATTACCTTATTACATCTTTGCGATTGTTTTTGCTTTTTTCTTAGCGCCGAAAATAAGGAATGCCTCACTCTTTACTATACCAGATATGCTTGAAGCCAGATATGGCCATCTAATCGGTCTTTTATCATCAGTTCTTATTTTTATACTCGTTTCACCGGCACCTTATATTTTAATGGTCGGAAGCCTGCTTCAGCTAATTTTTAAGACAGATCTGCTTACATCAATTATTATAGCTGCTCTATTTTCATCAATATACTTGATCAAAGGAGGTTATAAAAGTGATCTCTATACTGATGTATTTCAGTTTTTCATAATGTTCGCAGGATTCATAATAATTGTTATTGTATCGTTTAAGGATGTAGGCGATCTGAATTTTTTGGCAAATAATTTGCCTCCCGATCATCTCAGCTTAACCGGAGGTGCTTCCTCATTCTATATACTGGTCTGGTTTCTTATAGCGCTATGGACTTTTGCTGATCCGGGATTTCATCAGAGATGTTATGCGGCAAAGGACTCTTCGACCGCAAAATGGGGGATAATAATTTCTGTATTACTCTGGGCAGTTTTCGATTTTTTGACAACTACAACGGGACTTTTTTCAAGGGCATTAATCCCCGGTCTGGAGAATCCTGTAATGGCATTTCCTCTCTATGCTGAAAAAATATTATCCAGCGGTCTGAAAGGTATTTTCTATGCCGCGCTGTTTGCAACAATTCTTTCTACTTCGAACAGCTTCCTTTTCCTCAGTGCAACCACTTTTGGAAGAGATTTAGTCTTTAAACAATTGAAAAATCGGGAGAAGGCGGATTTAATACTCTTTACCAGAATCGGTATATTGATATCAGCTATCGTTGCAATACTTCTTGCGTACACTGTTCAATCTGTTATTAATCTCTGGTTTGTTGTTGGAAGCTTTTGTATACCGGGAATTATATTACTGATTTTCGGGGCTTACTACGAAAAGTTCAAAGTGGGGTATAAATATGCAATTAGCGAAATAATTGCAGCTCCTTTATTAAGTGTAATATGGTATTTCATAATAGATAAAATTGAAAATCAATATCTTCAATTGGTTGAACCGATGATAGCCGGATTAATTGCAGCACTGATAATTCATTTAGCTGGATTAATAAAAAAAGAGCGGTTAAATTAA
- a CDS encoding thiamine diphosphokinase, whose protein sequence is MKKCIILANGEAPDRKLISYLKDSGYSLLICADGGANTAYKYKLIPDLIIGDLDSIRKDVTEYFNDKCVINKINRQNDTDVEKALKYAISKNYKEAVLLGATGDRLDHSFCNLGIVLKFSNRISVTVIHKKSLLRTFKGNTVLNTIPGETISIYGFDESAKITSVGLKFPLKNIALPFGKRESTSNIATSDMLKLKILNGSVFIVRDLKVMKENGLI, encoded by the coding sequence ATGAAAAAATGTATTATTCTTGCTAACGGTGAAGCCCCGGACCGGAAATTGATTTCTTATTTAAAAGATTCCGGCTATTCACTCCTTATCTGTGCCGATGGAGGCGCGAATACTGCTTATAAGTATAAATTAATTCCCGACCTAATAATTGGAGATCTTGATTCGATACGGAAGGATGTTACAGAGTATTTTAATGATAAATGCGTTATCAATAAGATTAATCGTCAGAACGATACAGATGTTGAAAAAGCTCTAAAATATGCAATATCAAAAAATTATAAAGAAGCGGTTCTTCTCGGAGCTACCGGCGACCGCCTCGATCATTCATTCTGTAATCTTGGTATAGTTCTGAAATTTTCTAACCGGATTTCTGTTACCGTAATCCATAAAAAATCTTTGCTCAGGACGTTTAAGGGGAACACCGTTTTAAATACAATACCAGGCGAAACAATCTCTATTTACGGATTTGACGAATCGGCTAAAATTACTTCCGTCGGATTGAAATTTCCACTTAAGAATATTGCTCTCCCATTCGGAAAACGGGAGAGTACAAGCAATATTGCTACTTCTGATATGCTGAAACTTAAGATCCTTAATGGATCAGTTTTTATTGTCCGTGATTTGAAGGTGATGAAAGAGAATGGTCTCATTTAG
- a CDS encoding TonB-dependent receptor yields the protein MKKLIILFLFITVPLLAQIKELGGRVLNYYDREPIPLVNIIIKGTSIGTSTNENGEFVLIGDLTPDAILTFSHIAFKSFQISVSEYLQGNKIILLNSNIISSQTVLVQGSIAKEGITPVTFSKIDRKELERSYTNQDIPEILSYLPSVMFYSENGNGLGYNYLSIRGFDQRRISVAINGIPQNDPEDHNVYWLDFPDLLESTEIIQVQRGAGSGITGYPSIGGSINIITSAFSDKPRMEFTASIGDYNTRKYGLTYSSGLVGKKYSFYTNLSKTLSSGYRNLSWIDFNAFHLSAVRYDEKLTSQINIYGGPIADGLAYNGLPKFAVNNPDLRKENLSYWEADQNGYTYKALRRPDEIENFSQSHFELLNEYRMSDRVIFNSALFAVLGDGFFDYDGSWGDTTYFRLTSQNGFMPLTNPSNVLIRAMVENKQFGWIPRISISHQSGELILGGEIRKHQSVHWGSLNYGENLPAGITKDFRYYYYEGGKDIVNFFLNENYSLNERINLLAELQFAYHKYSIKNEKYLNNEFEIDGIFLNPRVGINYRINEDHNIYFSYANVTREPRLKNYYDAAESSGGAVPQFEITPGGRYDFSNPLVKPEQMNNYELGTFINGTDLSGSVNLYYMIFNDEIVKNGKLDRFGQPVTGNMNKTIHYGIEGSLGYKLNQSFDLVLNGSFGKNYISNGFTFYDDGSPVPLKVDLSGNRISGFPDVTFNAIINYHYNNFYAKLTAKYVGEFYTDNYDNNLTRYLNLYPGLTDYTDNKVDSYLVLNFYSSYELNPDPVMESIKIFIQVNNLFNNLFASYGIGKEYFPAAERNLLIGMRIGL from the coding sequence ATGAAAAAATTAATTATTCTTTTTTTGTTTATAACAGTCCCGCTTTTAGCCCAAATAAAAGAATTGGGCGGGAGAGTCCTTAATTATTACGACCGGGAACCTATTCCACTGGTTAATATAATAATCAAAGGGACCTCAATCGGTACATCAACAAATGAGAATGGTGAATTTGTTCTTATAGGGGACCTTACTCCAGACGCCATTTTAACATTCAGTCATATCGCTTTTAAATCGTTTCAGATTTCAGTCTCAGAATATCTTCAAGGTAATAAAATAATTCTGCTGAACAGCAATATCATTTCCAGTCAGACTGTTCTTGTTCAGGGATCAATTGCAAAAGAGGGAATAACGCCTGTCACATTTTCAAAAATTGATCGGAAGGAACTTGAGCGATCCTATACAAACCAGGATATTCCTGAAATATTAAGTTACCTGCCTTCTGTTATGTTTTATTCAGAAAATGGAAACGGATTGGGTTATAATTATTTGAGCATAAGGGGATTCGATCAAAGGAGAATTTCAGTTGCTATAAACGGAATTCCGCAGAATGACCCTGAAGATCATAATGTCTACTGGCTCGATTTCCCGGACCTTCTTGAAAGTACTGAGATTATTCAGGTACAGAGAGGAGCGGGTTCGGGTATTACAGGTTATCCTTCAATTGGCGGTTCCATAAACATAATTACATCTGCTTTTTCGGATAAACCCAGAATGGAATTCACCGCGTCGATAGGGGATTATAACACTAGGAAATACGGACTGACTTATTCAAGCGGACTGGTAGGTAAAAAATATTCCTTCTATACTAATTTATCAAAAACTTTAAGCAGCGGTTACAGAAATTTAAGCTGGATTGATTTTAATGCATTCCATTTATCAGCTGTTAGATATGATGAAAAATTAACTTCTCAAATAAACATATACGGCGGTCCGATTGCCGATGGACTAGCTTATAACGGTCTGCCGAAATTTGCTGTTAACAATCCGGATTTACGTAAAGAAAATTTATCATACTGGGAAGCGGATCAGAATGGTTACACATATAAGGCCCTTCGAAGACCGGATGAGATCGAGAATTTTTCTCAATCTCACTTTGAATTGCTTAATGAATACAGAATGAGTGACCGTGTTATATTCAATTCAGCGCTTTTCGCTGTATTGGGCGACGGATTTTTCGATTATGACGGCTCCTGGGGCGATACAACATATTTCCGTCTAACCTCTCAAAACGGTTTTATGCCTTTAACAAATCCATCCAACGTATTAATTCGGGCAATGGTAGAAAACAAGCAATTCGGCTGGATCCCCCGTATTAGTATTTCGCATCAGTCTGGAGAACTGATTCTTGGAGGTGAAATCAGGAAACACCAATCGGTTCATTGGGGCAGCCTAAATTATGGTGAGAATCTGCCCGCTGGTATTACTAAAGATTTCCGGTACTATTATTATGAAGGCGGCAAAGACATTGTAAATTTCTTTCTCAATGAGAATTATTCTCTTAATGAACGGATAAATCTGCTTGCCGAATTACAGTTTGCATATCATAAATATTCAATAAAAAATGAAAAATACCTTAACAATGAATTTGAAATTGACGGCATTTTCCTGAATCCCAGAGTTGGAATTAACTATAGAATAAATGAAGATCATAATATTTATTTTTCTTACGCGAATGTTACAAGAGAACCGAGATTAAAGAATTACTATGATGCTGCCGAATCAAGCGGGGGTGCAGTACCGCAGTTCGAAATTACACCAGGGGGCAGGTACGATTTTTCCAATCCTCTTGTAAAACCAGAACAGATGAATAATTATGAACTGGGAACATTTATCAACGGAACTGATTTATCCGGATCGGTCAATCTCTACTATATGATTTTTAATGATGAGATCGTTAAAAATGGTAAGCTGGACCGTTTTGGTCAACCCGTCACCGGGAATATGAATAAAACAATTCACTATGGAATAGAAGGCAGTCTCGGTTATAAATTGAATCAATCATTTGATCTTGTGCTGAACGGTTCATTCGGTAAAAATTATATAAGCAACGGATTTACATTTTATGACGATGGAAGTCCGGTGCCGTTGAAAGTTGACCTATCAGGAAACAGAATCAGCGGTTTCCCCGATGTTACATTTAATGCAATTATTAATTATCATTATAATAACTTTTATGCGAAGCTAACTGCAAAATATGTCGGCGAATTCTATACGGATAACTACGACAACAATCTGACCCGTTATTTAAATCTGTATCCCGGATTAACAGATTATACGGATAATAAAGTGGACTCTTATTTAGTACTTAATTTCTATTCGAGTTATGAATTGAATCCGGATCCGGTTATGGAAAGTATAAAAATATTTATTCAGGTAAATAATTTATTTAATAACCTCTTTGCCTCATACGGAATAGGGAAGGAATATTTCCCTGCCGCAGAGAGGAACTTATTAATCGGAATGCGGATCGGCTTATGA